One region of Oxalobacteraceae bacterium OTU3CAMAD1 genomic DNA includes:
- a CDS encoding DUF4404 family protein — translation MDSNLKTSLKTLQANLANAGPVDAELQELLVQLDGDIQALLERGKEEQPDGGTTTYGLAERSQEISAKFAAEHPKLEPALRELGRMLSNIGV, via the coding sequence ATGGACAGTAATCTGAAAACATCGCTCAAAACCCTGCAGGCCAACCTGGCCAATGCCGGCCCGGTCGACGCCGAGCTGCAGGAATTGCTGGTGCAGCTGGACGGCGACATCCAGGCGCTGCTCGAGCGCGGCAAGGAAGAACAGCCCGACGGCGGCACCACCACCTACGGGCTGGCCGAGCGTTCGCAGGAAATTTCGGCCAAATTCGCCGCCGAACACCCCAAACTGGAGCCGGCGCTGCGCGAACTGGGCCGCATGCTGTCCAATATCGGCGTTTAA
- a CDS encoding VF530 family protein has translation MSNELNGVTLEAIVTRLHKHYGWEQLAQRIDINCFISDPSVKSSLKFLRKTPWARTKVEELYVTTKFAD, from the coding sequence ATGAGCAACGAACTGAACGGCGTCACGCTGGAAGCCATCGTCACCCGTTTGCACAAGCATTACGGCTGGGAACAGCTGGCCCAGCGGATCGATATCAATTGTTTCATCAGCGATCCAAGCGTTAAATCCAGCCTGAAGTTTTTGCGCAAGACTCCGTGGGCAAGGACCAAGGTCGAAGAGTTGTACGTGACCACTAAATTTGCCGATTGA
- a CDS encoding YgiQ family radical SAM protein, producing MSRAEMDALGWDECDVILVTGDAYIDHPSFGMALVGRLLEAQGFRVGIISQPDWTSAEAFRALGKPRLYYGITAGNMDSMVNRYTADRKIRSDDAYTANGEPNKRPDRAVTVYAQRVREAFPGTPVVIGSIEASLRRIAHYDYWSDKVRRSVLTDSKADLLIFGNAERALVDLTHRMAAGEDIKAIRDLRGTAFMVPAGWLPSEEWGVNNSTRMDTPGKVDPHVDPYMMVQQNTSSCATENGGAKAAAGGEAEVNEAMVEPKPQPVAPVEVVKTIRIMSREERQAMEKEKHHKTVVRLPSYETVSEDPVMYAHASRVFHLESNPGNARAMVQAHGERDVWINPPPLPLRMDEMDGVYDMNYARAPHPSYGKARIPAWEMIRFSVNIMRGCFGGCTFCSITEHEGRIIQSRSEPSILREIEHIRDKTKGFTGTISDLGGPTANMYRLACKDPKIEESCRRLSCVYPSICVNLGTDHSKLISLYRKARAIPGVKKILISSGLRYDIAVRSPEYVKELVTHHVGGLLKIAPEHTEENTLSKMMKPGIGAYDEFKEMFDRFSLEAGKKQYLIPYFIAAHPGTTDLDMLNLALWLKKNNFKLDQVQTFMPTPMAMATTMYHTRKNPLRKVTADSETVETARSGKIRRTHKAFLRYQDPENWPILREALAAMGRGDLIGNGDKHLIPSWSAGEATSNPSTDGRRGPASALPLPGAAPRKGAKSGIVASAQPQQRGQGQRANALTGSLTARQSLETKVRASILDTIKVKKPAASAPAKGGKPARAPAAAPRGRK from the coding sequence ATGTCCCGCGCCGAGATGGACGCGCTCGGCTGGGACGAGTGCGACGTGATCCTGGTCACCGGCGACGCCTACATCGACCATCCGAGCTTCGGCATGGCGCTGGTCGGCCGTCTGTTGGAGGCGCAAGGCTTCCGCGTCGGCATCATCAGCCAGCCCGACTGGACCTCGGCCGAGGCCTTCCGCGCGCTCGGCAAGCCGCGCCTGTACTACGGCATCACCGCCGGCAATATGGATTCGATGGTTAACCGCTACACGGCCGACCGCAAGATCCGCTCCGACGACGCCTACACCGCCAACGGCGAGCCGAACAAGCGGCCCGACCGCGCCGTCACCGTCTACGCCCAGCGCGTGCGCGAAGCCTTCCCCGGCACGCCGGTCGTCATCGGCTCGATCGAGGCGTCGCTGCGCCGCATCGCCCACTACGATTATTGGTCCGACAAGGTGCGCCGTTCGGTGCTGACCGATTCCAAGGCCGATCTGCTGATCTTCGGCAACGCCGAGCGCGCGCTAGTCGACCTGACCCACCGCATGGCCGCGGGCGAGGACATCAAGGCCATCCGCGACCTGCGCGGCACCGCCTTCATGGTGCCGGCCGGCTGGCTGCCGAGCGAGGAATGGGGCGTCAACAACAGCACCCGCATGGATACGCCGGGCAAGGTCGATCCGCACGTCGATCCGTACATGATGGTGCAGCAGAACACCTCGTCGTGCGCCACCGAAAACGGCGGCGCCAAGGCTGCGGCCGGCGGTGAGGCCGAGGTCAACGAAGCCATGGTCGAGCCCAAGCCTCAGCCGGTCGCCCCTGTCGAAGTCGTCAAAACCATCCGCATCATGAGCCGCGAAGAGCGCCAGGCGATGGAAAAGGAAAAGCACCACAAGACCGTGGTGCGGCTGCCGTCGTACGAGACCGTCAGCGAAGACCCGGTGATGTACGCGCACGCCTCGCGCGTTTTCCACCTGGAATCGAATCCCGGCAACGCCCGCGCCATGGTGCAGGCGCACGGCGAGCGCGACGTGTGGATCAATCCGCCGCCGCTGCCGCTGCGCATGGACGAGATGGACGGCGTCTACGACATGAACTACGCGCGCGCGCCGCATCCGTCGTACGGCAAGGCCCGCATCCCGGCGTGGGAAATGATCCGTTTTTCGGTCAACATCATGCGCGGCTGCTTCGGCGGCTGCACCTTCTGCTCGATCACCGAGCACGAAGGCCGCATCATCCAGAGCCGCTCGGAGCCGTCCATCCTGCGCGAGATCGAGCACATCCGCGACAAGACCAAGGGCTTTACCGGCACCATTTCCGACCTGGGCGGGCCGACCGCCAATATGTACCGCCTGGCCTGCAAGGACCCGAAGATCGAGGAATCGTGCCGCCGCCTGTCGTGCGTGTACCCGTCGATCTGCGTCAACCTCGGCACCGACCACAGCAAGCTGATCTCGCTGTACCGCAAGGCGCGCGCCATTCCGGGCGTGAAGAAGATCCTGATCTCGTCGGGCCTGCGCTACGACATCGCCGTGCGTTCGCCCGAGTACGTCAAGGAGCTGGTCACGCACCACGTCGGCGGCCTGCTCAAGATCGCGCCCGAGCACACCGAAGAGAACACGCTGTCGAAGATGATGAAGCCGGGCATCGGCGCCTACGACGAGTTTAAGGAAATGTTCGACCGCTTCTCGCTGGAAGCCGGCAAGAAGCAGTACCTGATCCCGTACTTCATCGCCGCCCACCCGGGCACGACCGACCTGGACATGCTGAACCTGGCGCTGTGGCTGAAGAAGAACAACTTCAAGCTCGACCAGGTGCAGACCTTCATGCCGACGCCGATGGCGATGGCCACCACCATGTACCACACGCGCAAGAATCCGCTGCGCAAGGTGACGGCCGATTCGGAAACCGTCGAGACGGCCCGCAGCGGCAAGATACGCCGCACGCACAAGGCTTTCCTGCGCTACCAGGACCCGGAGAACTGGCCGATCCTGCGCGAGGCGCTGGCGGCCATGGGCCGTGGCGATTTGATCGGCAACGGCGACAAGCATTTGATCCCGAGCTGGTCGGCGGGCGAAGCGACCAGCAATCCGAGCACCGACGGCCGCCGTGGCCCGGCCTCGGCGCTGCCGCTGCCGGGTGCCGCCCCCAGGAAGGGCGCCAAGTCCGGCATCGTGGCGTCGGCTCAGCCTCAACAACGTGGCCAGGGCCAGCGCGCCAACGCGTTGACCGGTTCGCTCACGGCGCGCCAGTCGCTCGAGACCAAGGTGCGCGCGTCCATCCTCGACACCATCAAGGTCAAGAAGCCGGCCGCATCGGCCCCGGCCAAGGGCGGCAAACCGGCGCGCGCGCCGGCCGCCGCGCCGCGCGGCCGCAAGTAA